The DNA window CGGCTGGCCGTTGAGGAATTAGAGAAGGAGACGGAATCACTCCTGCTGGATCAAAGGGATTACAAGAGGACCGTCTTCCCCCATCAGATTGCCTTTAACGCCCTGCCGCAGATACCCCAGTCAAAGGCGTTTCTGCCGGACGGCTATGCCACTGAAGAGATAAAGATGATAGAGGAGACCAGGAAGATAATGAAGGAACCTTCCCTGCGGATAACCGCGACCACGGTCAGAATACCGGTTTTCAGGGGCCACAGTGAGTCTGTGAACATAGAGACGGAGAAGAAGCTTACCCGGTTGAAGACCAAAGAGCTGCTTTCAAGGGCTCCGGGTGTGACGGTAATGGACGACCCCGAACGTCAGGTCTACCCCCTCGCCACACAGGCCGCGGGCAGGGACGAGATCTTTGTGGGAAGGATACGCGAGGACTCATCGGTTGAAAACGGCCTCAACCTGTGGATAGTGAGCGATAACCTCAGGAAGGGTGCGGCCCTGAACGCCATCCAGATAGCAGAAAAACTCGTCGAGCACACAAAGGTGTATGCGTAACATCAAACTCGTTATTGAGTATGAGGGGACAAACTACGCGGGATGGCAGGAACAGAGGGTTAAAAAAGGAGACCCGGTTCCTACCATCCAGGCCTGCGTGAAAGATGCCGTCGAGAAGGTTGTGGGTGAGGCGGTGACACTTTACGGTGCATCGAGGACGGACTCCGGCGTCCACGCCCTGGGACAGGCGGCAAATTTTAAGACATTCTCAAAGCTGCCCGCCGGGGAGTTTGTGCCTGCGATAAACTACTACCTCCCGCCCGATATAGTGGTCAGGTCGGCAAAAGAAGTACCCGAGGACTTCCACGCGCAGTACTCCGCCAGGTCCAAGGTCTACTCCTACACGGTGCTTAATGACCGCGTG is part of the Candidatus Bathyanammoxibius amoris genome and encodes:
- a CDS encoding aspartate-semialdehyde dehydrogenase is translated as MKMPVNVAVVGATGAVGTEMLRILEERNFPLKELRLLASGRSAGNKLEFKGKELTVEELRADSFKGIDIALFSAGGDISREFVPHCVKAGAVAVDNTSAFRMDEGVPLVVPEVNPEEIAGHKGIIANPNCSTIQMVVVLKPIHDDAVIKRVVVSTYQAVSGAGRLAVEELEKETESLLLDQRDYKRTVFPHQIAFNALPQIPQSKAFLPDGYATEEIKMIEETRKIMKEPSLRITATTVRIPVFRGHSESVNIETEKKLTRLKTKELLSRAPGVTVMDDPERQVYPLATQAAGRDEIFVGRIREDSSVENGLNLWIVSDNLRKGAALNAIQIAEKLVEHTKVYA